The following proteins come from a genomic window of Micromonospora echinofusca:
- a CDS encoding TIR-like protein FxsC: protein MTWSDPAPPRGAPRRETYFFLSYAHSVPLSAGVRPDTDYWVNRFFNDLATAVRHAATRGGDLDAGFYDGQVSPGADLRQTLTDALSLAHVFVPLHSPNYFRNAWALGERESFRSRLTRLAPAQAEQHLVPVLWLPLPSWGDRPETTRALDLVPDAGDRADYAENGLRALCKLSAYHDQYLRVLGALAKRIVTVAERQPLARSRAAMLSSHPVPDSVGPALVVTTLTDHARWRPYAGQHELAVADYVAATAERLGLPTRVVDLAAARALAPRSPTVVLVDAATGATAVRSALDDLPRWVVPLVIAADHERGETAPESVSETLQGAGFPRVMPVRAIDEFERCTPLLVTEARKQFLRYGPVDPPDGPVTPRPSLRPARSPDGPTGSGPGLPPLRPIDTTRGKDER from the coding sequence ATGACGTGGTCTGACCCCGCCCCGCCCCGCGGCGCGCCCCGCCGGGAGACCTACTTCTTCCTCAGCTACGCGCACTCGGTGCCGCTGTCGGCCGGTGTCCGGCCGGACACCGACTACTGGGTCAACCGGTTCTTCAACGACCTGGCCACCGCCGTCCGGCACGCCGCCACCAGGGGCGGCGACCTCGACGCCGGCTTCTACGACGGCCAGGTCAGCCCGGGCGCCGACCTGCGGCAGACGCTCACCGACGCGCTCAGCCTCGCGCACGTCTTCGTGCCGCTGCACTCGCCGAACTACTTCCGCAACGCGTGGGCCCTGGGCGAACGCGAGTCGTTCCGCAGCCGGCTCACCCGGCTCGCCCCGGCGCAGGCCGAGCAGCACCTGGTACCGGTGCTGTGGCTGCCGCTGCCGTCCTGGGGCGACCGGCCCGAGACGACCCGGGCCCTCGACCTGGTTCCGGACGCCGGCGACCGGGCCGACTACGCCGAGAACGGGCTGCGCGCCCTCTGCAAGCTCAGCGCCTACCACGACCAGTACCTGCGAGTCCTCGGCGCACTGGCGAAGCGGATCGTCACGGTGGCGGAGAGGCAGCCGCTGGCCAGGTCCCGGGCGGCGATGCTGTCCAGCCACCCGGTGCCCGACAGCGTCGGCCCGGCGCTGGTCGTCACCACCCTCACCGACCACGCACGATGGCGGCCCTACGCGGGGCAGCACGAGCTGGCCGTGGCCGACTACGTCGCCGCGACTGCCGAGCGGCTCGGTCTGCCCACCCGGGTCGTCGACCTGGCGGCGGCCCGGGCCCTGGCGCCGCGGAGCCCCACCGTCGTGCTGGTGGACGCCGCGACCGGAGCGACCGCCGTCCGGTCGGCGCTGGACGACCTGCCCCGCTGGGTCGTGCCGCTGGTCATCGCCGCCGACCACGAGCGCGGCGAGACGGCGCCCGAGTCGGTCTCCGAGACGTTGCAGGGCGCCGGGTTCCCGCGGGTCATGCCGGTACGGGCGATCGACGAGTTCGAGCGCTGCACCCCGCTGCTGGTCACCGAGGCCCGCAAACAATTCCTCCGGTACGGCCCGGTCGACCCGCCGGACGGCCCGGTCACCCCGCGGCCCAGCCTGCGCCCGGCCCGGTCGCCCGACGGACCGACGGGGTCCGGCCCGGGCCTGCCGCCGCTGCGGCCGATCGACACGACGCGAGGGAAGGACGAGCGATGA
- a CDS encoding TIR-like protein FxsC, which translates to MAEETLWEDESAPVFFLSYAHKKNQVAAPRDTNQKVFQLFVDLSDHVVELLGLGPGRTAGFMDRMLDGGQVWTDDLAFAAGHCQVFIPLISTHYLNSDWCAREWDAFTRRPILTRPGADPSAGETPVIPVNWSLVDRRRLPAAVSRRQMFTPTRLPPEIAPQYHEEGIYGLLSLGDTGKAAYDAVVWRLAQRIARAYQTHWVQAQVPADVRQLRTTFEEGGHDVV; encoded by the coding sequence GTGGCAGAGGAAACACTCTGGGAGGACGAGAGCGCCCCCGTGTTCTTCCTCAGCTACGCCCACAAGAAGAACCAGGTCGCGGCACCCCGGGACACCAACCAGAAGGTCTTCCAGCTCTTCGTCGACCTGTCCGACCACGTCGTCGAGCTGCTCGGCCTCGGCCCTGGGCGCACGGCGGGGTTCATGGACCGGATGCTCGACGGAGGGCAGGTGTGGACCGACGACCTCGCCTTCGCCGCCGGGCACTGCCAGGTCTTCATCCCGTTGATCTCCACCCACTACCTCAACAGCGACTGGTGCGCCCGGGAGTGGGACGCGTTCACCCGCCGGCCGATCCTGACCCGGCCGGGCGCCGATCCGTCGGCGGGAGAGACGCCGGTCATTCCGGTGAACTGGTCCCTGGTGGACCGTCGCCGCCTGCCGGCGGCCGTGTCGCGGCGGCAGATGTTCACCCCCACCCGGCTGCCCCCGGAGATCGCCCCGCAATACCACGAAGAGGGCATCTACGGCCTGCTGAGCCTCGGCGACACCGGCAAGGCCGCCTACGACGCGGTGGTCTGGCGGCTGGCGCAGCGCATCGCCCGGGCCTACCAGACGCACTGGGTGCAGGCCCAGGTCCCCGCCGACGTACGGCAGTTGCGTACCACGTTCGAGGAGGGCGGACATGACGTGGTCTGA
- a CDS encoding aminoglycoside N(3)-acetyltransferase — translation MTAGLLRRDPLATDLRALGLPPGATVLVHCALSRVGRLAGGPAALLAALRDVLGGSGTVVVPAQTAGNSTTSRPFRAATAGMSAAEVAAAEAAIAPFDPEHSPTQGMGIFAEHVRLQSGAARSRHPQTSFAALGPDAARLTAVHDLDCHLGERSPLGALYAADAVVLLLGVDWSVCTAFHLAEYRLRRPPVDRAYRCYVRDAAGRRVRRDFRAPDLHDTDFPLIGLALTDTGAVRRGRVGGADCRLVGVRVAVDFAREWMDEHRR, via the coding sequence GTGACCGCCGGTCTGCTCCGGCGCGACCCGCTGGCGACGGACCTGCGGGCGCTGGGACTGCCGCCGGGGGCCACCGTGCTGGTGCACTGCGCCCTGTCCCGCGTCGGCCGGCTCGCGGGCGGCCCCGCCGCCCTGCTGGCCGCCCTGCGGGACGTGCTGGGCGGGTCGGGCACGGTGGTCGTACCGGCGCAGACGGCCGGGAACTCGACGACGTCGCGGCCCTTCCGGGCGGCGACCGCCGGGATGAGCGCCGCCGAGGTCGCGGCGGCCGAGGCGGCAATCGCGCCGTTCGACCCGGAGCACAGCCCCACCCAGGGCATGGGGATCTTCGCCGAGCACGTACGCCTACAGTCGGGGGCGGCGCGGAGCCGACACCCGCAGACCTCCTTCGCCGCCCTCGGCCCCGACGCGGCCCGGCTGACCGCCGTCCACGACCTCGACTGCCACCTCGGCGAACGCTCTCCGCTGGGCGCGCTCTACGCCGCCGACGCCGTGGTGCTGCTGCTCGGCGTCGACTGGTCCGTCTGCACGGCGTTCCACCTGGCCGAGTACCGGCTGCGCCGGCCGCCGGTCGACCGGGCGTACCGGTGTTACGTGCGCGACGCCGCCGGCCGGCGGGTCCGGCGCGACTTCCGGGCCCCGGACCTGCACGACACCGACTTCCCGCTGATCGGCCTGGCCCTGACGGACACCGGCGCGGTGCGGCGCGGGCGGGTCGGCGGCGCCGACTGTCGGCTCGTGGGTGTCCGGGTGGCCGTCGACTTCGCCCGGGAGTGGATGGATGAGCACCGGCGGTGA
- a CDS encoding FxsB family cyclophane-forming radical SAM/SPASM peptide maturase, whose product MLKLVSRCDLACDHCYVYEHPDQSWRRQPRMMAPATVRAVAERIAEHAAAHRLDGVRVVLHGGEPLLAGAARLDATAATLRGVIEPVARLDLRMQSNGVLLTPATCEVLVAHDVKVGISLDGDRAANDRHRRHANGSSSHRQVLRALSLLRSPAYRTSYAGILCTVDLANDPIRVYEALLAEEPPHVDFLLPHANWDNPPARPDGRTTPYADWLLAVHRRWLADGRPVPIRLLESLLSTASGHGSRSEAVGLSPADLVVVETDGTFEQVDSLKSAFDGAAATGLDVFRHRVDDAAAHPAIAVRQSGLAGLCATCRACPVVRHCGGGLYAHRYRAGSGFDNPSAYCPDLLKLVRVVTAAPVADEPTRPADPLDERVLDDLASGAGTAASAAQLAAVHLAMVRALLVTLSERAAGDPVAADGWRLLVHLDDAHPDAVRAVLAHPFVRRWARRCRDGAAELSYLACVAAAAAVRAGVGADLPVPVRDGVVSLPTLGALAVGCERGVVRLVTADGDVRLAGRRVTADAGHDNDPAREDGPDGWLPVRSLRVGGDRLLLEDTDPHRECYDLPVEPRLSGAAALRWTRQVERAVRRIDAEAPGYAAGVRTLLRAVVPLRAAPAGRSRSAAAGAAFGAVAVMPVPDDATLAVLLVHEVQHLKLGAVRDVCTLFERDGNRTLRVPWRKDPRPLAEVLHGAYARLAVADVWRHRPGPAAGGHFRRYRAWTDGALDALLGVDALTATGERFVRGMRATVDGWS is encoded by the coding sequence CGCCTCGACGCCACCGCCGCCACCCTGCGCGGCGTCATCGAGCCGGTGGCCCGGCTCGACCTGCGGATGCAGTCCAACGGTGTGCTGCTCACGCCGGCGACCTGCGAGGTCCTGGTCGCCCACGACGTCAAGGTGGGGATCTCCCTCGACGGTGACCGGGCCGCCAACGACCGGCACCGCCGGCACGCCAACGGGTCGAGCAGCCACCGGCAGGTGCTGCGCGCGCTGTCGCTGCTGCGCAGCCCCGCCTACCGCACCAGCTACGCGGGCATCCTCTGCACCGTCGACCTCGCCAACGACCCGATCCGGGTGTACGAGGCGCTGCTCGCCGAGGAGCCGCCGCACGTCGACTTCCTGCTGCCGCACGCCAACTGGGACAACCCGCCCGCCCGGCCCGACGGGCGCACCACGCCGTACGCCGACTGGCTGCTGGCGGTCCACCGGCGCTGGCTGGCCGACGGGCGGCCGGTGCCGATCCGCCTGCTGGAGTCCCTGCTCTCCACCGCGTCCGGGCACGGCAGCCGCAGCGAGGCGGTCGGCCTCAGCCCGGCCGACCTGGTCGTCGTCGAGACCGACGGCACCTTCGAGCAGGTCGACTCGCTCAAGTCCGCCTTCGACGGCGCCGCCGCCACCGGCCTGGACGTCTTCCGGCACCGGGTGGACGACGCCGCGGCCCATCCGGCGATCGCCGTACGACAGAGCGGTCTCGCCGGCCTCTGCGCGACCTGCCGCGCGTGCCCGGTGGTCCGGCACTGCGGCGGCGGCCTCTACGCCCACCGATACCGTGCCGGCAGCGGCTTCGACAACCCGTCCGCCTACTGCCCGGACCTGCTGAAACTCGTCCGGGTGGTGACGGCGGCCCCGGTCGCCGACGAGCCGACCCGGCCCGCCGACCCGCTCGACGAGCGGGTCCTCGACGACCTCGCCTCCGGCGCCGGCACCGCGGCCTCGGCGGCGCAGCTCGCCGCCGTCCACCTGGCGATGGTGCGCGCCCTGCTGGTCACGCTCAGCGAGCGGGCCGCGGGCGACCCGGTGGCGGCCGACGGGTGGCGGCTGCTGGTGCACCTCGACGACGCGCACCCCGACGCCGTCCGCGCCGTGCTGGCCCATCCCTTCGTACGCCGCTGGGCCCGGCGCTGCCGGGACGGCGCAGCCGAGCTGTCCTACCTGGCGTGCGTCGCGGCGGCCGCCGCCGTCCGCGCCGGGGTCGGGGCCGACCTGCCCGTCCCGGTGCGCGACGGGGTGGTCAGCCTGCCGACGCTCGGCGCGCTCGCCGTCGGCTGCGAGCGGGGCGTCGTCCGGCTCGTCACCGCCGACGGGGACGTCCGGCTGGCCGGGCGGCGGGTCACCGCCGACGCGGGTCACGACAACGACCCGGCCCGGGAGGACGGGCCGGACGGCTGGCTGCCGGTGCGGTCCCTGCGCGTGGGCGGGGACCGGCTGCTGCTGGAGGACACCGACCCCCACCGGGAGTGCTACGACCTGCCGGTCGAACCTCGGCTGTCCGGCGCCGCCGCGCTGCGGTGGACGCGGCAGGTGGAGCGGGCGGTGCGGCGGATCGACGCCGAGGCCCCCGGCTACGCGGCGGGGGTCCGCACCCTGCTGCGGGCCGTCGTGCCGCTGCGCGCGGCGCCGGCCGGTCGCTCCCGCAGCGCCGCCGCCGGCGCCGCCTTCGGCGCGGTGGCCGTCATGCCCGTACCCGACGACGCCACCCTCGCCGTGCTGCTGGTCCACGAGGTGCAGCACCTCAAGCTCGGCGCGGTGCGGGACGTCTGCACCCTCTTCGAGCGCGACGGGAACCGGACGCTGCGCGTGCCGTGGCGGAAGGACCCGCGCCCCCTGGCGGAGGTGCTGCACGGCGCGTACGCCCGCCTGGCGGTCGCCGACGTGTGGCGGCACCGCCCCGGCCCGGCCGCCGGGGGCCACTTCCGTCGCTACCGGGCGTGGACCGACGGGGCCCTCGACGCCCTGCTCGGCGTCGACGCGCTGACCGCCACCGGCGAGCGGTTCGTCCGGGGGATGCGCGCCACGGTGGACGGGTGGTCGTGA